One genomic segment of Arthrobacter sp. JZ12 includes these proteins:
- the rpsB gene encoding 30S ribosomal protein S2 → MPVVTMRQLLDSGVHFGHQTRRWNPKMKRFIFTERNGIYIIDLQQSLSYIDRAYEFIKATVAHGGTVLFVGTKKQAQEAIAEQATRVGQPYVNQRWLGGMLTNFQTVSKRIQRMKELEEINFDDVAGSGRTKKELLLLQRELTKLESNLGGIRNLTKAPSIVWVVDTKKEHLAIDEAKKLNIPVVAILDTNCDPDEVDFPIPGNDDAIRAVNLLTRVVADAVAEGLIARNNRASGNDAAAAEEPLAEWERELLEGSAAPAEAPAAEAPAVEEAPAADEAANGESK, encoded by the coding sequence ATGCCCGTCGTTACCATGCGCCAGCTGCTCGACAGCGGCGTCCACTTTGGACACCAGACCCGTCGCTGGAACCCGAAGATGAAGCGCTTCATCTTCACCGAGCGCAACGGCATCTACATCATCGACCTGCAGCAGTCGCTGTCCTACATCGACCGTGCGTACGAGTTCATCAAGGCAACCGTCGCCCACGGTGGAACCGTCCTCTTCGTCGGTACCAAGAAGCAGGCACAGGAAGCCATCGCTGAGCAGGCCACCCGCGTTGGCCAGCCGTACGTCAACCAGCGCTGGCTCGGCGGTATGCTCACCAACTTCCAGACCGTTTCCAAGCGCATCCAGCGCATGAAGGAACTGGAAGAGATCAACTTCGACGACGTTGCAGGTTCCGGCCGCACCAAGAAGGAACTCCTTCTGCTGCAGCGCGAGCTGACCAAGCTTGAGAGCAACCTCGGCGGCATCCGCAACCTCACCAAGGCTCCGTCCATCGTGTGGGTTGTCGACACCAAGAAGGAACACCTGGCCATCGACGAGGCCAAGAAGCTGAACATCCCGGTTGTCGCCATCCTTGACACCAACTGCGATCCCGATGAGGTCGACTTCCCGATCCCGGGCAACGACGACGCCATCCGCGCAGTGAACCTGCTGACCCGCGTTGTGGCCGACGCCGTTGCCGAGGGCCTCATCGCCCGCAACAACCGCGCCTCGGGTAACGACGCCGCAGCAGCGGAAGAGCCGCTCGCAGAGTGGGAGCGCGAACTGCTCGAAGGCAGCGCCGCTCCTGCTGAGGCACCGGCCGCCGAGGCGCCTGCAGTAGAGGAAGCCCCCGCTGCTGACGAAGCCGCTAACGGCGAGAGCAAGTAG
- the tsf gene encoding translation elongation factor Ts — MANYTAADIKALRERTGAGMMDVKKALDEANGDAEKAMELIRIKGLKGATKREGRSTAEGLVAAKVEGNVGVMVEVNCETDFVAKAGPFIEFANKVLAAAIESGASDVESLLAHSVDGKPLSEHVIEAGALLGEKVDVRRVARVEGAIVDAYLHKTSKDLPAQVGVLFAVEGDGEAAVEAAHDVAVHIAAYSPTYLTREDVPAELVETERRIADETARAEGKPEAALPKIVEGRLTGFFKEGVLLDQAFAKDAKKSVAQVLKEASVEPKAFARFRVGA; from the coding sequence ATGGCAAACTACACTGCCGCTGACATCAAGGCTCTCCGCGAGCGGACCGGCGCCGGAATGATGGACGTGAAGAAGGCTCTCGACGAGGCCAACGGCGATGCCGAGAAGGCCATGGAGCTCATCCGCATCAAGGGACTGAAGGGCGCCACCAAGCGTGAAGGCCGTTCAACCGCAGAGGGCCTGGTAGCAGCCAAGGTTGAAGGCAACGTCGGCGTCATGGTCGAGGTCAACTGCGAGACCGACTTCGTTGCCAAGGCCGGCCCCTTCATCGAATTCGCCAACAAGGTCCTGGCAGCAGCCATCGAGTCCGGTGCCTCCGACGTCGAGTCCCTGCTGGCACACAGCGTCGACGGCAAGCCGCTGTCCGAGCACGTCATCGAGGCCGGTGCACTGCTCGGCGAGAAGGTAGACGTTCGCCGCGTTGCACGCGTTGAGGGTGCGATCGTTGACGCCTACCTGCACAAGACCTCCAAGGACCTCCCCGCGCAGGTCGGCGTCCTCTTCGCAGTGGAGGGCGATGGTGAGGCTGCCGTTGAGGCCGCTCACGATGTTGCTGTCCACATCGCTGCCTACTCGCCGACCTACCTCACCCGTGAGGACGTTCCGGCTGAGCTGGTTGAGACTGAGCGCCGCATCGCTGACGAGACCGCTCGCGCCGAGGGCAAGCCTGAAGCAGCACTTCCCAAGATCGTGGAAGGCCGCCTGACCGGCTTCTTCAAGGAGGGCGTACTCCTCGACCAGGCATTCGCCAAGGACGCCAAGAAGTCGGTGGCACAGGTTCTGAAGGAAGCAAGCGTCGAGCCCAAGGCATTCGCCCGCTTCCGCGTTGGAGCATAA